From one Macaca nemestrina isolate mMacNem1 chromosome 3, mMacNem.hap1, whole genome shotgun sequence genomic stretch:
- the LOC105488654 gene encoding neuropeptide Y receptor type 5: MDLELDEYYNKTLATENNTAATRNSDFPVWDDYKSSVDDLQYFLIGLYTFVSLLGFMGNLLILMALMKKRNQKTTVNFLIGNLAFSDILVVLFCSPFTLTSVLLDQWMFGKVMCHIMPFLQCVSVLVSTLILISIAIVRYHMIKHPISNNLTANHGYFLIATVWTLGFAICSPLPVFHSLVELQETFGSALLSSRYLCVESWPSDSYRIAFTISLLLVQYILPLVCLTVSHTSVCRSISCGLSNKENRLEENEMINLTLHPSRKIGPQVKLSGSHKWSYSFIKKHRRRYSKKTACVLPAPERPSQENHSRILPENFGSVRSQLSSSSKFIPGVPTCFEIKPEENSDVHELRVKRSVTRIKKRSRSVFYRLTILILVFAVSWMPLHLFHVVTDFNDNLISNRHFKLVYCICHLLGMMSCCLNPILYGFLNNGIKADLMSLIHCLHM; encoded by the coding sequence ATGGATTTAGAGCTCGATGAATATTATAACAAGACACTTGCCACAGAGAATAATACTGCTGCCACTCGGAATTCTGATTTCCCAGTCTGGGATGACTATAAAAGCAGTGTAGATGACTTACAGTATTTTCTGATTGGGCTCTATACATTTGTAAGTCTTCTTGGCTTTATGGggaatttacttattttaatggCTCTCATGAAAAAGCGTAATCAGAAGACTACGGTAAACTTCCTTATAGGAAATCTGGCCTTTTCTGATATCTTGGTTGTGCTGTTTTGCTCACCTTTCACACTGACATCTGTCTTGCTGGATCAGTGGATGTTTGGCAAAGTCATGTGCCATATTATGCCTTTTCTGCAATGTGTGTCAGTTTTGgtttcaactttaattttaataTCAATTGCCATTGTCAGGTATCATATGATAAAACATCCCATCTCTAATAATTTAACAGCAAACCATGGCTACTTTCTGATAGCTACTGTCTGGACACTAGGTTTTGCCATCTGTTCTCCCCTTCCAGTGTTTCACAGTCTTGTGGAACTTCAAGAAACATTTGGTTCAGCGTTGCTGAGCAGCAGGTATTTATGTGTTGAGTCATGGCCATCTGATTCATACAGAATTGCCTTTACTATCTCTTTATTGCTAGTTCAGTATATTCTGCCCTTAGTTTGTCTTACTGTAAGTCATACAAGTGTCTGCAGAAGCATAAGCTGTGGATTGTCCAACAAAGAAAACAGACTTGAAGAAAATGAGATGATCAACTTAACTCTTCATCCATCCAGAAAGATTGGGCCTCAGGTGAAACTCTCTGGCAGCCATAAATGGagttattcattcatcaaaaaaCACAGAAGGAGATATAGCAAGAAGACAGCATGTGTGTTACCCGCTCCAGAAAGACCTTCTCAAGAGAACCACTCCAGAATACTTCCAGAAAACTTTGGCTCTGTAAGAAGTCAGCTCTCTTCATCCAGTAAGTTCATACCAGGGGTCCCCACTTGCTTTGAAATAAAACCTGAAGAAAATTCAGATGTTCATGAATTGAGAGTAAAACGTTCTGttacaagaataaaaaagagatcTCGAAGTGTTTTCTACAGGCTGACCATACTGATATTAGTATTTGCTGTTAGTTGGATGCCACTACACCTTTTCCATGTGGTAACTGATTTTAATGACAATCTTATTTCAAATAGGCATTTCAAGTTGGTGTATTGCATTTGTCATTTGTTGGGCATGATGTCCTGTTGTCTTAATCCAATTCTGTATGGATTTCTTAATAATGGGATTAAAGCTGATTTAATGTCCCTTATACACTGTCTTCATATGTAA